Proteins encoded within one genomic window of Salipaludibacillus agaradhaerens:
- a CDS encoding dicarboxylate/amino acid:cation symporter: MKINFLTQILIAFILAVILGAIVGPAIDIVSPLGEAFLRLIRFIIVPLILTTLITGVASSGNLKKIGRLGGKTVAYYLATSAIAITLGLGIGYLFQPGEGVQVPEDIDMTAAEVEQPDSVVDTFLNIIPTNPFQSLVEGNILQIIFFALFVGIAITAVGEKAQPVLRFFEGFSEIMFKITGYVILLAPIGVFGLIAPIVGEYGLSIILPLLKVIAAVAVACLIHVAVTYSLAVKALGKMSPITFFKGIAPASIFAFSSASSAGTLPITIKNVTENLGVSKGTSSFVLPLGATINMDGTAIYQGVAVLFIAQFYGIELTVMQLLSVVLIATLASIGTAGVPGAGLIMLTLVLTNINLPLEGIALVAGIDRILDMFRTSVNVMGDASAAVIIDRNEPLDEETSLHSS; this comes from the coding sequence ATGAAGATAAACTTCTTAACACAAATTTTAATTGCATTCATTCTAGCCGTTATTTTAGGCGCCATTGTTGGACCAGCAATCGACATCGTATCACCATTAGGGGAGGCATTTTTACGCCTCATTCGCTTTATTATCGTCCCACTCATTCTCACAACACTCATCACGGGGGTTGCTTCCAGCGGAAATTTAAAGAAAATTGGTCGATTAGGTGGTAAAACTGTTGCTTATTACTTAGCGACATCAGCCATTGCCATTACTTTAGGCCTTGGCATTGGCTACCTCTTTCAACCTGGTGAAGGCGTTCAAGTTCCAGAAGACATTGATATGACTGCTGCTGAAGTAGAACAGCCTGACAGCGTTGTAGACACGTTTTTGAACATTATCCCAACAAACCCTTTTCAAAGTTTAGTCGAAGGTAATATTTTACAGATTATATTCTTTGCTCTTTTCGTAGGGATTGCCATTACAGCTGTTGGAGAAAAAGCACAGCCTGTCCTTCGCTTCTTTGAAGGCTTCTCCGAAATCATGTTTAAAATCACAGGATACGTGATTTTACTTGCACCCATCGGCGTCTTTGGATTGATCGCGCCAATTGTAGGTGAATATGGCCTTAGCATCATTTTACCTTTACTAAAAGTCATTGCCGCTGTCGCTGTAGCGTGTCTCATTCATGTGGCTGTTACGTACTCACTCGCTGTTAAAGCATTAGGAAAAATGAGTCCGATCACATTTTTTAAAGGGATCGCACCTGCCTCTATTTTTGCCTTTAGCTCCGCTAGTAGCGCAGGCACCTTGCCAATCACGATTAAGAATGTGACAGAAAATCTAGGTGTTTCAAAAGGCACGAGCAGTTTTGTATTACCATTAGGTGCCACCATTAATATGGATGGAACGGCTATTTATCAAGGGGTTGCTGTTCTGTTCATCGCTCAATTCTACGGCATCGAACTAACAGTCATGCAGCTGTTATCCGTTGTATTAATCGCTACACTTGCTTCTATTGGAACCGCTGGTGTGCCAGGAGCCGGTTTAATCATGCTCACATTAGTCCTTACTAACATTAACTTGCCTTTAGAAGGAATTGCTCTGGTGGCGGGGATAGATCGTATTCTTGACATGTTCCGGACATCGGTCAATGTCATGGGTGATGCCTCTGCGGCAGTGATCATTGATCGTAACGAACCGCTTGATGAAGAGACATCCCTTCATTCTTCTTAA
- the sfnG gene encoding dimethylsulfone monooxygenase SfnG: MTNLKFAYWVPNVSGGLVVSKLPQRTGWDFESNKRYVQIAEEVGYDYALLQTRFFASYGAENQLEAITLASALASVTEKINLISAVHPGLWHPGVYAKMIATLDNISQGRAALNVVSGWFKQEFIGYGEPWLEHDERYRRSEEFIQVLKSMWTQEATTFKGDFYRINEAPLLPKPVNGRPPIFQGGNSKAARRMAAKYSDWYFMNGNTLEGFKEQIEDVKALAKAEGRENEIKFAANGFAIVRDTEEEAVQQLRDIVSHADTEAVEGFKQAVAEAGQSTKEKSGMWANSSFKDLVQYNDGFKTGLIGTGEQVAERIIALKEIGIDLVLTGHFHYEEDLRRFGEEVIPLVKEQEAVLTV, from the coding sequence ATGACAAATTTGAAATTTGCGTATTGGGTACCAAATGTAAGTGGCGGCCTTGTAGTATCAAAGTTACCACAGAGAACGGGGTGGGACTTTGAGTCAAATAAAAGATACGTCCAAATAGCAGAAGAAGTAGGCTACGATTACGCCCTATTACAGACACGTTTCTTTGCAAGCTATGGCGCTGAGAATCAGCTAGAAGCCATTACATTAGCTTCTGCCTTAGCGAGTGTCACAGAGAAAATTAATTTGATCTCAGCGGTACATCCAGGGCTTTGGCATCCAGGTGTTTACGCTAAAATGATAGCGACGCTCGATAATATAAGTCAAGGCCGTGCTGCATTAAATGTTGTAAGTGGATGGTTTAAGCAGGAATTTATTGGTTATGGCGAACCGTGGCTGGAGCATGATGAGCGGTATCGGCGTTCAGAAGAATTCATTCAAGTATTGAAATCGATGTGGACACAAGAGGCCACCACATTTAAAGGCGATTTTTATCGAATCAATGAAGCACCATTATTGCCAAAGCCGGTTAATGGTCGCCCGCCAATCTTCCAAGGAGGAAACTCTAAAGCGGCTCGTCGTATGGCTGCCAAATATTCTGATTGGTACTTCATGAATGGTAATACACTTGAAGGGTTCAAAGAACAGATCGAAGACGTGAAAGCTTTAGCTAAAGCAGAAGGACGTGAAAATGAGATTAAGTTTGCAGCTAACGGTTTTGCAATTGTAAGAGATACTGAAGAAGAAGCGGTTCAGCAATTAAGGGATATCGTGTCCCACGCTGATACAGAGGCTGTAGAAGGATTTAAACAAGCGGTCGCAGAAGCGGGACAATCAACGAAAGAAAAGTCTGGCATGTGGGCTAATTCATCATTTAAAGATCTGGTTCAGTACAATGATGGATTCAAAACGGGATTAATTGGCACAGGAGAGCAGGTAGCAGAACGGATAATCGCATTGAAAGAAATTGGGATCGATCTTGTGTTAACAGGACATTTCCATTATGAAGAAGACTTACGAAGGTTTGGTGAGGAAGTCATCCCGCTCGTTAAAGAACAAGAGGCAGTATTAACAGTATAG